A part of Podarcis muralis chromosome 15, rPodMur119.hap1.1, whole genome shotgun sequence genomic DNA contains:
- the PIH1D2 gene encoding PIH1 domain-containing protein 2 isoform X2 → MEALCNSEDMLAKANQLWTMLDDMAESNPEGYHQFMQQQLKDAKQHYAPAEPYMCLKTCILDPTEKSLFVNLCRWNQVPAPQSPSDPVPLRAGKMEEISEKSEFYTVLDIAYNPSVIEKGKDDPKMKDQLIRLSLKYIEEQYNIILSNSYTITKFKLKGSLARMRQSLRREQAPVALSQKTLQKEVTLDQLRNIITKEDSSDLTLLMENTVPSKTCLIEEISTTEQPEELCTPAYEVTIIKDMNEKPLKIELKVELPEVHCVSECDLSVSEDDVLIECPAKYKLHLDLPQSVNEEATTAAFHSQKRILLITMPVSEKK, encoded by the exons ATGGAGGCTCTTTGTAACTCTGAGGATATGCTGGCAAAAGCGAACCAACTCTGGACGATGCTTGATGACATGGCTGAGAGCAATCCTGAAGGTTACCACCAGTTCATGCAGCAGCAACTCAAAGACGCAAAGCAACATTATGCTCCTGCAGAACCATACATGTGCCTGAAGACCTGCATCTTG GATCCTACTGAAAAATCATTGTTCGTTAACCTCTGCAGGTGGAATCAGGTTCCAGCACCCCAATCGCCATCTGACCCAGTGCCATTGAGGGCTGGCAAAATGGAGGAGATATCTGAGAAATCAG AGTTTTATACTGTCCTTGATATTGCATACAACCCATCTGTTATCGAGAAGGGAAAGGATGACCCAAAAATGAAGGACCAATTGATACGTCTATCACTTAAGTATATTGAGGAGCAATATAACATCATTCTGTCAAACTCCTATACTATAACAAAATTTAAACTGAAGGGAAGCCTGGCAAGGATGAGACAGAGCTTAAGGAGAGAGCAAGCACCAGTGGCTTTGTCCCAGAAGACCTTGCAGAAAG AAGTGACACTTGACCAACTGAGAAACATCATAACAAAGGAAGATAGCAGTGACCTTACTTTGCTAATGGAGAACACGGTGCCCTCTAAAACATGCCTCATTGAAGAGATTTCCACTACAGAGCAGCCAGAGGAATTGTGCACCCCAGCCTATGAAGTCACCATCATAAAGGATATGAATGAGAAGCCTCTGAAGATTGAACTGAAAGTTGAATTGCCAGAGGTACACTGTGTCTCTGAGTGTGACCTAAGCGTTTCTGAG GATGATGTATTGATTGAATGCCCTGCAAAGTATAAATTACACTTGGATCTTCCACAGTCTGTGAATGaagaagcaacaacagcagcatttcACAGCCAGAAGAGAATCTTACTTATCACAATGCCGGTGTCTGAAAAGAAGTGA
- the NKAPD1 gene encoding uncharacterized protein NKAPD1, with the protein MSRVPLGKVLLRNVIRHTDAHNKIQEESEMWKIREMEKQNKDIQWGKEKRLLPDCSSSRMRSDGFDEETQQANWKARNLAPVSVEMEDDLRHARYWNKKLYECEANMPDRWGHSGYKELYPEEFDTDSDRERDEQNSVNGKRKSQPGTQSSLELPKRKKAKKSHKKKRKKKSHKKRKKKKQEQPSATADSSQESDSSERGAGKRKRKRHKKAKKSSAKAAPSSSSGQDSDSSKASSCPSSSSEDSEPDKKQEKQPKKKRRKRHVSLSERCAERVQEKRSKRKNWKVAADENSEDSSDED; encoded by the exons ATGTCCCGTGTCCCCTTGGGGAAAGTCCTCCTGCGAAATGTCATCCGTCATACTGATGCACATAACAAG ATTCAAGAAGAGTCGGAAATGTGGAAAATTCGGGAAATGGAAAAGCAGAACAAAGACATTCAGTGGGGCAAGGAAAAGAGACTGCTTCCTGATTGTTCCAG CAGCCGGATGCGTAGCGATGGGTTTGATGAAGAGACCCAGCAGGCCAATTGGAAGGCGAGGAACTTGGCTCCTGTGTCAGTAGAGATGGAAGACGACCTCCGGCATGCCCGCTACTGGAACAAGAAGCTCTACGAATGTGAAGCAAACATGCCAGACAG GTGGGGCCACAGTGGCTACAAAGAGCTGTATCCAGAAGAATTCGATACAGACAG TGACCGAGAGCGAGATGAACAAAACTCTGTGAACGGAAAAAGGAAGTCTCAGCCCGGCACACAGTCTTCCCTTGAGTTGCCCAAAAGGAAAAAAGCCAAAAAGTCGCACAAGAAGAAGCGGAAAAAGAAATCTcataagaagcggaagaagaagaaacaggagCAGCCAAGTGCCACGGCAGATTCTTCCCAGGAGTCTGACTCGTCGGAGAGAGGCGCTGGCAAGAGAAAGCGGAAGCGTCACAAAAAGGCCAAGAAGAGCTCTGCAAAGGCAgccccctcttcttcctcaggGCAAGACAGTGACTCCAGCAAGGCCAGCAGCTGCCCCTCCAGCAGTTCTGAGGACAGTGAGCCAGATAAAAAGCAGGAGAAGCAGCCAAAGAAAAAGAGACGGAAACGCCACGTGTCTCTCTCAGAACGGTGTGCTGAAAGGGTGCAGGAGAAGCGCAGTAAGAGGAAGAACTGGAAAGTGGCTGCTGATGAGAATTCAGAGGACAGTTCTGATGAGGACTAG
- the PIH1D2 gene encoding PIH1 domain-containing protein 2 isoform X1, producing MSIQKQVRLNLPPTVEETIMEALCNSEDMLAKANQLWTMLDDMAESNPEGYHQFMQQQLKDAKQHYAPAEPYMCLKTCILDPTEKSLFVNLCRWNQVPAPQSPSDPVPLRAGKMEEISEKSEFYTVLDIAYNPSVIEKGKDDPKMKDQLIRLSLKYIEEQYNIILSNSYTITKFKLKGSLARMRQSLRREQAPVALSQKTLQKEVTLDQLRNIITKEDSSDLTLLMENTVPSKTCLIEEISTTEQPEELCTPAYEVTIIKDMNEKPLKIELKVELPEVHCVSECDLSVSEDDVLIECPAKYKLHLDLPQSVNEEATTAAFHSQKRILLITMPVSEKK from the exons atgtctattcagaagcaagtcagATTGAATTTG CCGCCCACTGTTGAAGAGACAATCATGGAGGCTCTTTGTAACTCTGAGGATATGCTGGCAAAAGCGAACCAACTCTGGACGATGCTTGATGACATGGCTGAGAGCAATCCTGAAGGTTACCACCAGTTCATGCAGCAGCAACTCAAAGACGCAAAGCAACATTATGCTCCTGCAGAACCATACATGTGCCTGAAGACCTGCATCTTG GATCCTACTGAAAAATCATTGTTCGTTAACCTCTGCAGGTGGAATCAGGTTCCAGCACCCCAATCGCCATCTGACCCAGTGCCATTGAGGGCTGGCAAAATGGAGGAGATATCTGAGAAATCAG AGTTTTATACTGTCCTTGATATTGCATACAACCCATCTGTTATCGAGAAGGGAAAGGATGACCCAAAAATGAAGGACCAATTGATACGTCTATCACTTAAGTATATTGAGGAGCAATATAACATCATTCTGTCAAACTCCTATACTATAACAAAATTTAAACTGAAGGGAAGCCTGGCAAGGATGAGACAGAGCTTAAGGAGAGAGCAAGCACCAGTGGCTTTGTCCCAGAAGACCTTGCAGAAAG AAGTGACACTTGACCAACTGAGAAACATCATAACAAAGGAAGATAGCAGTGACCTTACTTTGCTAATGGAGAACACGGTGCCCTCTAAAACATGCCTCATTGAAGAGATTTCCACTACAGAGCAGCCAGAGGAATTGTGCACCCCAGCCTATGAAGTCACCATCATAAAGGATATGAATGAGAAGCCTCTGAAGATTGAACTGAAAGTTGAATTGCCAGAGGTACACTGTGTCTCTGAGTGTGACCTAAGCGTTTCTGAG GATGATGTATTGATTGAATGCCCTGCAAAGTATAAATTACACTTGGATCTTCCACAGTCTGTGAATGaagaagcaacaacagcagcatttcACAGCCAGAAGAGAATCTTACTTATCACAATGCCGGTGTCTGAAAAGAAGTGA